A genomic stretch from Desulfohalobium retbaense DSM 5692 includes:
- a CDS encoding dienelactone hydrolase family protein, whose protein sequence is MIRILLLALCLGCLLGPAVTTGWTDIVTTTEHYTVDGTRYEGFFARNTQLGNMQPVVVLIHDWDGLGEYEQTRARMLARAGYAAFAVDLYGKGVRPHTLEAKRTRSGALYKDREEFRKRLFGSLAALDGLEGVDPGRVVVLGYCFGGAAVLELARAGADLQGGICFHGGLTTPEGQHYAELKGPLLILHGTEDAVAPMEDVLSLTRDLDTVDATFRIKLYSGTGHAFTEWSGDRYAATADLDSWQECLRFLEARLGNGTQR, encoded by the coding sequence ATGATCCGCATACTTTTGCTGGCATTATGTCTGGGCTGTCTGCTCGGTCCCGCTGTGACCACCGGGTGGACCGATATTGTGACCACCACCGAACACTATACCGTGGATGGGACCCGCTATGAGGGCTTTTTTGCCCGCAACACCCAACTGGGCAACATGCAGCCTGTGGTCGTCCTCATCCACGATTGGGACGGGCTGGGGGAATATGAGCAAACCCGAGCCCGCATGCTGGCCCGGGCCGGATACGCCGCTTTTGCTGTTGATCTCTACGGAAAAGGCGTCCGGCCCCATACCCTCGAGGCCAAGCGGACCCGCAGCGGTGCACTCTACAAGGACCGTGAAGAGTTTCGAAAACGGTTGTTCGGCAGCCTTGCAGCCCTGGACGGCCTGGAGGGAGTGGATCCCGGCCGGGTCGTAGTCCTAGGGTATTGTTTTGGCGGTGCGGCAGTGCTGGAACTCGCCCGAGCGGGCGCGGATCTTCAGGGAGGGATCTGTTTTCACGGCGGGCTGACAACCCCGGAAGGACAGCATTACGCCGAACTCAAAGGGCCGCTGCTTATTTTGCACGGGACCGAGGACGCGGTCGCTCCGATGGAGGATGTCCTCAGCCTGACCCGGGATCTGGATACCGTAGATGCCACGTTTCGCATCAAGCTCTACAGCGGCACCGGCCACGCTTTTACCGAATGGTCAGGGGACCGTTACGCGGCCACGGCCGATCTCGATTCCTGGCAGGAATGTCTGCGTTTTCTGGAGGCCAGGCTGGGAAACGGGACTCAACGGTGA
- a CDS encoding patatin-like phospholipase family protein: MRQMSRRMFLQLCSGLAASGALLQSTIARAVGTGPDTTLSPEEPMSAPKTIGLALGAGGANGLAHIRMLEVFDELGIRPHKIAGSSIGAIIGALYASGLSAKEIGEVVNELVVREEDTWKDVFVNKDIFKWIEFLDPELGQGGLVSSDAFLSFLFKQIRVESFEALTIPLAVVATDFWQRRAVVFDKGLLLSAVQGSMALPGLFTPVRRDGLVLIDGGAVNPVPYDILAPSCEATIAVDVAGKRSPKKDLSFLDTIFNTFQIMQHSIVAEKTSANPPDISIVPDIVDIRALEFYKVDTIYRQAKPAKDQLKRELSALLER; encoded by the coding sequence ATGCGCCAAATGAGTCGCCGGATGTTTCTCCAACTCTGCTCAGGGCTTGCGGCCAGTGGAGCCCTTCTGCAGTCCACCATTGCCCGCGCCGTCGGTACGGGCCCAGACACCACCCTTTCTCCGGAGGAACCGATGTCCGCTCCGAAAACCATAGGGCTGGCCCTCGGCGCCGGCGGGGCTAACGGTCTGGCCCATATCCGCATGCTGGAAGTCTTCGACGAACTCGGCATCCGTCCCCACAAAATCGCCGGCAGCAGCATCGGCGCGATCATTGGCGCGCTGTACGCCTCTGGACTGAGCGCCAAGGAAATCGGCGAGGTGGTCAATGAATTGGTGGTCCGGGAAGAGGACACCTGGAAGGATGTCTTTGTGAACAAGGACATTTTCAAATGGATCGAGTTCCTGGATCCGGAACTGGGGCAGGGCGGTCTGGTCAGTAGCGACGCATTTTTATCGTTTCTTTTCAAGCAGATTCGGGTAGAGAGCTTCGAAGCTCTGACCATCCCGCTGGCCGTGGTGGCCACGGATTTCTGGCAGCGGCGGGCCGTGGTCTTTGACAAGGGACTTTTGCTGTCAGCAGTCCAGGGGAGCATGGCCTTGCCCGGCCTGTTCACCCCGGTGCGGCGTGACGGCCTGGTCCTGATCGACGGCGGAGCGGTGAATCCTGTGCCCTATGATATTTTGGCCCCATCGTGCGAGGCCACAATTGCCGTGGACGTGGCCGGAAAGCGCTCACCCAAGAAAGACTTGTCCTTTCTGGACACTATCTTCAACACCTTCCAGATCATGCAGCACTCCATCGTGGCCGAAAAAACCTCCGCCAATCCCCCGGATATCTCCATTGTTCCAGACATCGTCGATATAAGGGCCCTGGAATTCTACAAGGTCGACACGATCTACCGCCAGGCCAAACCCGCCAAAGACCAGCTCAAACGGGAGCTGTCCGCCTTGTTGGAACGCTGA
- a CDS encoding peptidylprolyl isomerase, which produces MDSIHVLLETSEGDMLAVLYPEAAPKTVANFLAYVDEGHYNETLFHRIVRGFVVQGGGYDRFWVKKPVKEPVPNEAHNGLSNRKGTLAMARTPEKDSARDEFFINAADNTALDHRDETDEGFGYSVFGELVEGFDVLKKINWKVVKARPDFPEAPQEEVVLYSVQRFA; this is translated from the coding sequence ATGGACTCGATACATGTTTTGTTGGAAACGAGCGAAGGGGATATGCTTGCAGTGCTTTATCCTGAAGCCGCCCCAAAAACAGTGGCCAACTTTCTGGCCTATGTGGACGAGGGCCACTATAATGAAACCCTCTTTCACCGTATTGTGCGCGGCTTTGTCGTGCAGGGCGGCGGCTATGACCGGTTCTGGGTCAAAAAGCCGGTCAAAGAGCCGGTACCCAATGAAGCTCATAACGGTCTGTCCAACCGGAAAGGAACACTGGCCATGGCCCGGACCCCGGAGAAGGATTCGGCCCGGGACGAATTTTTTATCAATGCAGCGGACAATACGGCCCTGGACCACAGGGACGAAACGGACGAAGGCTTCGGCTACTCCGTTTTCGGAGAACTCGTGGAAGGGTTCGACGTGCTGAAGAAAATCAATTGGAAAGTGGTCAAGGCGCGGCCGGACTTTCCTGAAGCGCCTCAGGAAGAGGTTGTGCTCTACTCGGTGCAGCGTTTCGCCTGA